In Bacillus sp. BGMRC 2118, a single window of DNA contains:
- the sufB gene encoding Fe-S cluster assembly protein SufB, whose translation MAKKMPDIGDYKYGFADKDVSIFRSKRGLTKEIVEEISRMKSEPQWMLDFRLKSLEQFYKMPMPQWGGDMASLNFDEITYYVKPSEATQRSWDEVPEEIKATFDKLGIPEAEQKYLAGVSAQYESEVVYHNMQEDLEALGIVFKDTDTALKENEDIFREHFGKVIPPTDNKFSALNSAVWSGGSFIYVPKGVKVDTPLQAYFRINSENMGQFERTLIIVDEGAHVHYVEGCTAPVYTTNSLHSAVVEIIIKKGAYCRYTTIQNWANNVYNLVTKRAVCEANATMEWIDGNIGSKLTMKYPAVILKGEGARGMTLSIALAGKGQHQDAGAKMLHLAPNTSSTIVSKSISKQGGKVTYRGIVHFGRNADGARSNIECDTLIMDNESTSDTIPYNEILNDNISLEHEAKVSKVSEEQLFYLMSRGISEQEATEMIVMGFIEPFTKELPMEYAVEMNRLIKFEMEGSIG comes from the coding sequence ATGGCAAAAAAAATGCCTGATATCGGTGACTATAAATACGGTTTTGCGGATAAAGACGTTTCCATTTTCCGTTCTAAGCGTGGTTTGACGAAAGAGATCGTTGAAGAAATTTCTCGTATGAAATCAGAACCACAATGGATGTTAGATTTCCGTTTAAAATCTTTAGAACAGTTTTACAAAATGCCAATGCCTCAATGGGGCGGAGATATGGCAAGCTTAAACTTCGATGAAATTACGTACTATGTAAAGCCATCTGAAGCAACTCAACGCTCTTGGGATGAAGTTCCTGAAGAAATCAAAGCTACATTCGATAAGCTCGGAATTCCAGAAGCAGAGCAAAAATACCTTGCTGGTGTTTCTGCACAATATGAATCAGAGGTTGTTTACCACAACATGCAAGAGGATCTTGAAGCGCTAGGTATAGTATTTAAAGATACAGATACAGCGTTAAAGGAGAATGAAGACATCTTCCGTGAGCACTTCGGGAAGGTAATCCCTCCAACTGACAACAAGTTCTCTGCATTGAACTCTGCAGTATGGTCTGGTGGATCATTCATTTACGTACCTAAAGGAGTAAAAGTAGACACTCCGTTGCAAGCTTACTTCCGTATTAACTCAGAAAATATGGGTCAGTTTGAACGTACTTTAATTATCGTAGACGAAGGTGCTCACGTACACTACGTTGAAGGTTGTACAGCACCCGTATATACAACGAACTCACTTCATAGTGCAGTAGTTGAAATCATCATTAAAAAAGGTGCATATTGCCGTTACACAACCATCCAAAACTGGGCAAACAACGTATATAACTTAGTTACAAAGCGTGCAGTTTGTGAAGCGAATGCGACAATGGAATGGATTGATGGTAACATTGGATCTAAATTAACGATGAAATACCCTGCAGTTATTCTAAAGGGTGAAGGTGCTCGTGGTATGACATTATCAATTGCCCTAGCAGGTAAAGGTCAGCACCAAGATGCTGGAGCGAAAATGCTTCACTTAGCACCAAATACTTCATCAACAATTGTATCAAAATCGATTTCTAAGCAAGGCGGAAAAGTAACATACCGTGGTATCGTTCACTTCGGCCGTAATGCAGATGGCGCGCGCTCTAACATCGAGTGTGATACTTTAATCATGGATAACGAATCAACTTCGGATACAATTCCATATAACGAAATCTTAAATGATAACATTTCACTTGAACACGAAGCGAAAGTATCGAAGGTTTCAGAAGAACAATTATTCTACCTCATGAGCCGTGGTATTTCCGAGCAAGAAGCAACAGAAATGATCGTAATGGGCTTCATCGAGCCATTTACAAAAGAACTTCCAATGGAATACGCAGTAGAGATGAACCGCCTCATCAAGTTCGAAATGGAAGGGTCTATTGGATAA
- a CDS encoding SUF system NifU family Fe-S cluster assembly protein, which translates to MSFNNLDTLYRQVIMDHYKNPRNKGTLDGENISIDMNNPTCGDRIQLQLKIEDGKVSDVKFDGEGCSISLSSASMMTQAIKGQSIETALKLSKIFSDIMQSKEYDDTIDLGDIEALQGVSKFPARIKCATLAWKAMEKGIHSQEQ; encoded by the coding sequence AATAATTTAGATACTCTGTACCGTCAAGTGATTATGGATCATTATAAAAATCCTAGAAATAAAGGTACACTAGATGGAGAAAATATCTCAATCGATATGAATAACCCAACTTGTGGAGACCGCATTCAACTTCAATTGAAAATTGAAGATGGAAAAGTCTCAGATGTTAAATTTGATGGAGAAGGCTGCTCAATTTCCTTATCTTCTGCCTCAATGATGACACAAGCCATTAAAGGGCAATCAATAGAAACTGCTTTAAAATTGTCAAAAATCTTTTCGGACATAATGCAAAGTAAGGAATATGATGATACGATAGATCTAGGCGATATTGAAGCCTTACAAGGTGTCTCCAAGTTCCCGGCACGTATCAAATGCGCAACGTTAGCTTGGAAAGCCATGGAAAAAGGGATACACAGTCAAGAACAATAA